One Natronolimnobius sp. AArcel1 DNA window includes the following coding sequences:
- a CDS encoding methylmalonyl-CoA mutase — protein MFDDDDLEAVRSGRTRWERETLEPTLERHGERQERFATVSNHEVERLYTHDDIADLEYDEDLGFPGEPPYTRGPYPTMYRGRTWTMRQFAGFGTAEETNERFQYLIEEGQTGLSTAFDMPSLMGLDSDHPMSEGEVGTEGVAVDTLRDMEILFDGIDIGDVSTSFTINPSAPVIYAMYVALADQQGVPRDEIRGTLQNDMLKEFIAQKEWVIPPEPSLAVVTDTIEFAAGETPRFHPISVSGYHIREAGSTAAQEAAFTLANGFAYVEDCLERGLDIDDVAPLLSFFFNSHNSIFEEVAKFRAARRVYARVMEDRYDATEPESKRLKFHTQTAGQSLTAQQPLNNIVRVTIQALAGVLGGTQSLHTNSFDEALALPSEKAVRVALRTQQIIAEESGAADIVDPMGGSFAIEALTNELDEEIMVYLEEIGELGDGSIRDGVLTGISDGYFQREIGDASYEYQQRVERGEETVVGVNAYTIAEDTAPDILQVDETTRNRQLERLESVKAERDDDAVDVRLEALSDAIASDENVMPPIIHAVKAYATMGEIMQVFEDHHGAYQEELSPV, from the coding sequence ATGTTCGATGACGACGACCTCGAGGCGGTCCGCAGCGGGCGCACGCGCTGGGAACGTGAGACACTCGAGCCAACCCTCGAGCGCCACGGCGAGCGCCAAGAGCGGTTCGCCACGGTGTCGAATCACGAGGTCGAGCGCCTGTATACGCACGACGATATCGCCGACCTCGAGTACGACGAGGATCTCGGATTCCCCGGCGAGCCACCGTACACGCGCGGCCCGTATCCGACGATGTATCGCGGGCGGACGTGGACGATGCGCCAGTTCGCCGGCTTCGGAACGGCAGAGGAGACGAACGAGCGCTTTCAGTACCTGATCGAGGAGGGCCAGACCGGGCTGTCGACGGCGTTCGACATGCCCTCGCTGATGGGCCTCGACTCGGATCATCCGATGAGCGAGGGCGAAGTCGGCACGGAAGGCGTCGCGGTCGATACCCTCCGCGATATGGAGATTCTATTCGACGGCATCGACATCGGCGACGTCTCGACATCCTTTACGATCAACCCCTCTGCGCCGGTGATCTACGCGATGTACGTCGCGCTGGCCGATCAACAGGGCGTGCCTCGAGATGAGATTCGTGGCACACTTCAGAACGACATGCTCAAAGAGTTCATCGCGCAAAAGGAGTGGGTAATCCCACCCGAGCCCTCACTCGCAGTCGTCACAGATACAATCGAGTTCGCGGCCGGCGAAACCCCGCGCTTTCACCCAATCTCGGTGTCGGGCTATCACATCCGCGAAGCCGGTTCGACAGCCGCACAGGAAGCCGCGTTCACCCTCGCCAATGGCTTTGCCTACGTGGAGGATTGCCTCGAGCGTGGCCTCGATATCGACGACGTTGCCCCGCTGCTGTCGTTTTTCTTCAACTCGCATAACTCGATCTTCGAGGAGGTCGCGAAGTTCCGTGCTGCTCGTCGCGTCTACGCCCGCGTAATGGAAGACCGGTACGACGCAACCGAACCCGAATCCAAACGTCTGAAATTCCATACACAGACGGCGGGCCAGTCACTGACTGCCCAACAGCCGCTCAATAATATTGTCCGCGTCACGATTCAGGCACTTGCGGGCGTGCTGGGCGGCACTCAGTCACTGCACACCAACAGCTTCGATGAGGCACTGGCGTTGCCGAGCGAGAAGGCCGTCCGCGTCGCACTTCGAACCCAACAGATCATCGCAGAGGAATCCGGTGCGGCTGATATCGTCGATCCAATGGGCGGTAGTTTCGCCATCGAAGCGCTGACGAACGAACTTGATGAGGAGATCATGGTATATCTCGAGGAGATCGGAGAGTTGGGCGATGGGTCGATTCGCGATGGCGTCCTCACCGGCATCAGCGACGGCTACTTCCAGCGTGAAATCGGCGACGCCAGCTACGAGTACCAACAACGCGTCGAACGCGGCGAGGAAACCGTCGTCGGCGTCAACGCGTACACGATTGCAGAGGACACCGCACCGGACATTCTCCAGGTCGACGAGACCACTCGAAACAGGCAACTCGAGCGCCTCGAGTCCGTCAAAGCCGAGCGCGACGATGACGCCGTTGATGTCCGCCTCGAGGCGCTATCTGACGCAATTGCCAGCGATGAGAACGTCATGCCCCCCATTATTCATGCGGTGAAAGCATACGCGACAATGGGCGAAATTATGCAGGTCTTCGAGGACCATCACGGCGCGTATCAGGAGGAACTCAGTCCAGTATAG
- a CDS encoding acyl-CoA dehydrogenase family protein — MALSAEQELIRDTVRSFVEREVEPAVEEADANQEFPESVWDSLADLDLTGLTVPEEYGGFDADQLTASIVYEELAAGHLSLATALSVHSLATSCLREFGTQAHIEDWLPEMAEGRPVGAFALSEAEAGSNPAEMSTEARFDEDAEEYVINGTKQWITNGERAGVVILFAKTDRDDSETVTQFLVPKDTDGLEVGKKEDKLGLRASDTTTLIFDDVRIPAENRLTEVGDGLKAAFSILTGGRIAIASQAVGLAQAALDDAVAYSKEREQFGRPISDHQAISHKLAEMQTNVQAARLLTRDAARKNTAGVDPMAASMAKYFASETAVDVANEAVQIHGGYGYTTDFDVERYYRDAKITTIYEGTSEIQKEVIARHVLE; from the coding sequence ATGGCGCTTTCAGCCGAGCAGGAACTCATCAGGGACACGGTGCGGTCGTTCGTCGAACGGGAGGTTGAGCCTGCAGTCGAGGAGGCGGATGCGAACCAGGAGTTTCCCGAATCCGTCTGGGATAGCCTCGCAGACCTCGATCTGACTGGACTGACCGTCCCCGAAGAGTACGGCGGGTTCGACGCTGATCAGCTCACGGCAAGTATCGTCTACGAGGAACTGGCTGCTGGGCACCTCTCGCTTGCGACGGCGCTGTCGGTCCACTCGCTCGCAACGTCGTGTCTCCGCGAGTTCGGCACACAGGCCCATATCGAGGACTGGCTCCCGGAGATGGCTGAGGGCCGGCCGGTTGGTGCGTTTGCACTCTCAGAAGCCGAGGCAGGATCGAATCCGGCCGAGATGAGCACTGAGGCACGCTTCGACGAGGACGCCGAGGAGTACGTGATCAACGGCACGAAACAGTGGATCACCAACGGCGAGCGCGCAGGCGTCGTCATCCTGTTCGCGAAAACCGACCGCGACGACTCCGAGACAGTCACCCAGTTTCTCGTCCCGAAAGACACCGACGGCCTCGAGGTCGGGAAGAAAGAGGACAAACTCGGCCTTCGGGCGAGCGATACGACGACGCTCATCTTCGACGACGTTCGAATCCCCGCAGAAAATCGACTCACCGAGGTCGGTGACGGACTGAAAGCCGCGTTTTCGATCCTGACTGGCGGGCGAATCGCCATCGCGAGTCAGGCCGTTGGCCTGGCTCAGGCCGCCCTCGATGATGCCGTAGCCTACAGCAAGGAGCGCGAGCAGTTTGGCCGGCCAATCAGCGACCATCAGGCGATCTCGCACAAACTCGCGGAGATGCAGACGAACGTCCAAGCCGCTCGCCTGCTGACTCGCGACGCCGCACGGAAGAACACAGCGGGCGTCGACCCGATGGCCGCGAGCATGGCGAAGTACTTCGCGAGCGAAACCGCCGTCGACGTCGCAAACGAAGCCGTCCAGATCCACGGCGGCTACGGCTACACGACCGATTTCGACGTCGAGCGCTACTACCGCGACGCCAAAATCACCACAATCTACGAAGGCACCAGCGAAATCCAGAAAGAAGTGATCGCTCGGCACGTCCTCGAGTGA
- a CDS encoding NAD(P)-dependent oxidoreductase: MIRVSRFGATLIDRRCANVYSSPSRPIHMDDIGVIGVGHIGNGFLENLLADGYDVTVYDIDETKLERASERGASRATSPAALATAVDAVVMAVPGTPEVEATMGGTDGILASESLPSLIIDVTTTLPETSLECQTLCADADIRFLEAPITGGSPREGMHMIVGGSEADYDAASDLLDSLCTDHTRIGPVGDATIFKLGLQVRYAGHHAIDAEIIEFMRANDVDPDPLVDFLEFDIWERYFSGDFSQDIEGLGGLAIWHKDIGYARQVARETETALPLAGVLAEAYKATVRRTSDEEGHAAALRTYWQVLNGMEDGENDS; this comes from the coding sequence CTGATTCGGGTTTCACGATTCGGGGCGACACTCATCGACCGCCGCTGCGCCAACGTTTATTCATCTCCTTCGAGGCCTATACACATGGACGACATCGGTGTCATCGGCGTCGGGCACATCGGCAACGGATTCCTCGAGAACCTGCTCGCTGATGGCTACGACGTCACGGTGTACGATATCGACGAGACGAAACTCGAGCGAGCCAGTGAGCGGGGTGCCAGTCGCGCCACCTCGCCGGCGGCACTGGCAACAGCGGTCGATGCCGTCGTGATGGCTGTTCCAGGCACGCCCGAAGTCGAGGCGACGATGGGGGGCACTGATGGCATCCTTGCCAGTGAGTCGCTTCCCTCGCTCATCATCGACGTGACGACGACGCTCCCCGAGACAAGCCTCGAGTGCCAGACACTCTGTGCCGACGCCGACATCCGATTTCTCGAGGCCCCGATCACGGGCGGCTCTCCACGCGAGGGCATGCACATGATCGTCGGCGGCTCCGAAGCCGACTACGACGCCGCGAGCGACCTCCTCGATTCGCTCTGTACGGACCACACTCGAATCGGGCCGGTCGGCGATGCGACGATTTTCAAACTCGGATTGCAGGTGCGCTATGCGGGCCACCACGCCATCGACGCCGAGATTATCGAGTTCATGCGCGCGAACGATGTCGACCCAGACCCACTCGTGGACTTCCTCGAGTTCGATATCTGGGAGCGATACTTCAGCGGCGACTTCAGCCAGGATATCGAGGGGCTGGGCGGTCTCGCAATCTGGCACAAAGATATCGGCTACGCCAGACAGGTTGCTCGAGAAACCGAGACGGCGCTGCCGCTTGCCGGTGTGTTGGCGGAAGCGTACAAGGCAACCGTTCGGCGAACCAGCGACGAGGAGGGCCACGCCGCAGCGCTGCGTACGTACTGGCAGGTGCTCAATGGGATGGAGGATGGCGAGAACGACAGCTGA
- a CDS encoding glutamate-5-semialdehyde dehydrogenase: MTEQTARAKVDEAQTAARRLAMCSADERNAGLRSIADAIEARTDEILEANEKDVAAGEELLEEGEYSQALVDRLKLSESKLEDIAEMVRSVAEQTDPLEKTLVSRRLDEDLELYKLAVPIGVVGTVFESRPDALVQIAALSLKSGNAVILKGGSEASHSNRVLYDIIREATDEFPTGWAQLIEAREDVDALLEMDDAIDLLMPRGSSAFVEYIQDNTSIPVLGHTEGICHVYIDDDADLEMASDIAFDAKVQYPAVCNAVETLLVHESVADEFLPQIAERYEDAGVELRGSEAVREIIEAEPATDEDWASEYGDLILSITLVDSLEDAVDHIAEYGSKHTESIVTEDDDRAVRFMRSLDSASVFHNASTRFSDGYRFGLGAEVGISTGKIHARGPVGLEGLTTYKYHLEGDGHIVATYAGEDAKPYLHEEFDGDWLEN, from the coding sequence ATGACTGAACAGACAGCACGAGCCAAAGTCGATGAGGCACAGACTGCCGCACGCAGGCTTGCAATGTGCTCGGCGGACGAGCGCAACGCGGGTCTGCGGTCGATTGCCGACGCAATCGAAGCGCGCACGGACGAAATTCTCGAGGCGAACGAGAAAGACGTCGCCGCGGGCGAGGAACTGCTCGAAGAAGGCGAGTACAGCCAGGCGCTCGTCGACCGACTGAAACTCTCCGAGTCGAAACTCGAGGATATCGCGGAGATGGTTCGGAGCGTCGCCGAGCAGACGGACCCGCTCGAGAAGACGCTCGTCTCGCGACGACTCGACGAAGACCTCGAGTTGTACAAACTCGCCGTCCCAATCGGTGTCGTCGGGACGGTGTTCGAATCCCGCCCAGACGCGCTCGTCCAGATCGCCGCGCTTAGCCTCAAATCCGGCAACGCCGTGATTCTGAAAGGCGGAAGCGAAGCAAGTCACTCCAACCGCGTGCTGTACGACATCATCCGAGAGGCGACCGACGAGTTCCCGACTGGCTGGGCACAGCTGATCGAGGCACGCGAGGACGTCGACGCCCTCCTCGAGATGGACGATGCAATCGACCTCCTGATGCCACGGGGCAGTTCGGCGTTCGTCGAGTATATTCAGGACAACACGAGCATCCCGGTGCTCGGCCACACTGAGGGAATCTGTCACGTTTACATCGACGACGACGCAGACCTCGAGATGGCGTCCGATATCGCGTTCGACGCGAAAGTGCAGTATCCCGCTGTCTGTAACGCCGTCGAGACGCTGTTGGTCCACGAATCCGTCGCTGACGAGTTCCTTCCACAGATCGCCGAGCGCTACGAGGATGCCGGCGTCGAACTCCGCGGCAGCGAGGCGGTCCGGGAGATCATCGAGGCGGAGCCAGCAACCGACGAGGACTGGGCGAGCGAGTACGGCGATCTCATCCTCTCGATTACACTCGTCGACTCACTCGAGGACGCAGTCGATCACATCGCCGAGTACGGCTCGAAGCATACGGAATCCATCGTCACCGAGGACGACGACCGCGCCGTCCGATTCATGCGAAGTCTCGACTCGGCGAGCGTCTTCCACAACGCCTCGACCCGATTCAGCGACGGTTACCGCTTCGGTCTCGGTGCCGAGGTTGGCATCAGCACCGGTAAAATCCACGCTCGCGGCCCCGTCGGCCTCGAGGGGCTGACCACCTACAAGTACCATCTCGAGGGAGATGGCCACATCGTCGCGACCTACGCTGGCGAGGATGCGAAACCGTACCTCCACGAGGAGTTCGACGGCGACTGGCTCGAGAACTAA
- the proB gene encoding glutamate 5-kinase, translated as MSEGVSQSELEEARELAADADRVIVKAGTNSLTNAASKLDIEKLDKLVDDIAALRDRGKDVILVSSGAVGAGKGRIVYDGDTVEASQALSTVGQSHLMREYTKSFERYDQKIAQLLLTQHDLENPERFTNVQNTIDTLLEWGIVPIINENDAVATQEIRIGDNDMLSSSLAVGIEVDLLVTLTDVGGVYTGNPKEDETATLIEGVGRNYDEVQAIIDDSSTSEFGGIQTKVQGARDVSEYGIPAIIAKSTEPDVLEKIAAEKAVGTLFIPINGVIND; from the coding sequence CGTCATCGTCAAAGCTGGGACGAACTCGCTCACCAACGCGGCCTCGAAACTCGACATCGAGAAACTCGATAAACTCGTCGATGATATCGCTGCGCTCCGTGACCGAGGCAAAGACGTAATTCTCGTCTCCTCAGGAGCCGTCGGTGCCGGAAAGGGGCGAATCGTCTACGATGGCGACACCGTCGAAGCGTCCCAGGCATTATCGACGGTTGGTCAGAGCCACCTCATGCGTGAGTACACCAAGAGCTTCGAGCGCTACGACCAGAAAATCGCCCAGTTGCTTCTCACCCAGCACGACCTCGAGAACCCCGAGCGATTTACGAACGTCCAGAACACGATCGACACGCTGCTCGAGTGGGGCATCGTTCCGATTATCAACGAGAACGATGCCGTCGCTACGCAGGAGATTCGCATTGGCGACAACGATATGCTTTCGTCCTCGCTCGCGGTCGGTATCGAGGTGGATTTGCTCGTGACGCTGACCGACGTTGGCGGCGTCTACACCGGGAATCCGAAAGAAGACGAGACGGCGACGCTCATCGAGGGAGTCGGTCGCAACTACGACGAGGTGCAAGCGATTATCGACGACAGTTCCACCAGCGAGTTCGGTGGCATCCAGACGAAAGTCCAGGGCGCACGCGACGTCAGCGAGTACGGCATTCCAGCAATCATCGCCAAGTCCACCGAACCGGATGTGCTCGAGAAAATCGCAGCTGAAAAGGCGGTTGGAACGCTATTTATCCCAATAAACGGAGTCATCAATGACTGA